The genomic window ggagtgtagagtcatagcttcttgaaaatggaattgcaggtagacaaggtagtgaaggtggtgtttggtatgcttgctttcattggttggcgcagtgagtataggagttgggaggttatttTGCGGCTGTACGGAACATTgttttaggccacttttggaatactgcattcaattctggattcactcctataggaaagatgttgttaagtgttcaaatcatttacaaaggatgttgccagggttggaggatttgagctaaagggagaggccgAATATACTGGTacggttttccctggaggctaAGTGGtggatcttatagaggtttataagatcatgactggcatggatagggtgaataaccaagggcatttcccaggataggggagtacAAGACTGGTGTTAATTTCtggtgccacattacaggaatgaGGGTGCAGGACAGGTTAACCAGGATGCTGCCCAGAATAGAGGATCTAAGTTACAAGGAGAGACTAGAAAAACTCAGGTCCTTTTCACTAGAGTGGTAGATGCTGAGAGGAGACTTGTTAGAAacctacaaaattatgagatgtatagatagggttgatggtcagaatacttttctcagagttgaaatgtctaaaataATGGGGCATGAATTTAATGCAAGAGGTGGAAAGTTCAAAAGAGATGGGAGAGGCAAGTTTTACCCAGacagtggtaggagtctggaacatgttgccagggaTGATGCTGGAGGTAGATATGATAGGAGCCTTTGAAGgtcttttagataagcacatgaatatgcaagaaatggagggatatggaccaagagcaGGCAGAATGGATTAGTTTAATGTGccatcatgtttggcacaacatcttgggtcgaagggcctattcctgtgctataCAACTCTATGTTGTATATTAGAGGGTATaggtaaagggcttttgcccgaaacgttgatttcgctgctcgttggatgctgcctgaactgctgtgctcttccagcaccactaatccagtattagagGGTATagtctaaggtgagaggggaaagttttaaaagggacctaaggagcaaccttttcatgcagagggtggtgcatgtatggaatgaactgccagaggaagtggtggaggctgatacaattacaacatttaaaaggcatctgaatgattacatgaacaggaagggcttagaagaatatgggccaaatgctggtaaatgggacttgattaatttaggatttctggtcagcattgacaaattggaccaaagggtctgtttccatgttatacatctctgtaactctatttcacctggaccagatgaacTACACCCCATAGTTCTGAAgcatagctgaggagattgtggaggcttTGGTGATAATCCTTCGGGAATCATTGAAATCAGGGAGGTTTACAGAGGACtggaaatggctaatgtaacatccCTGTTTAGAAGGGAGAGGCAGGAATCAGGAAATTATAGGCagattagcctgacctcagttgttggtaagatttcAGACAATCAATTATTACGGATGAGATGGCAAAGTACTTGGAAGCGTGTGCTAAAATCAGGCTGAGACAGCACAACTTCATCAAAGGGAAGTCATGCCTTGTAAATtggttagaattctttgaggaggcaatgagcaagttagacaaaggagaatcAATGGACGTGATCATTGTAAATTTccagaaagcttttgacaaggctGCTCAGTAACATAAGAtcccatggtgtcagaggtaaAATACTGGCATGGATCAAGGattagctgactggcagaaggtagagaatggggttgaagggggctttttcaggatggcagctagtGGAATTCTGCAAGGGTCAATGTTGGAACTACAACTATTCAcgatatacattaatgatctagacaaAGGAACTAAGCgcgttgttgctaagtttgcagatgacacaaagatagaagggacaggtagtgttgaggaagccgGATGCTACAGAAGAACTTACTAGACAGGATAGGAAAGTaggtgaagtggcagatggaatacaaggagGCCAAGTTAtcgagtgtatttaagacagagacagataggttcttgataaataaaagggatcaaagattacaagaaggcaggagaatagagtTGAGAAATATAATCAACCATGACTGAATaatggagcagacttgatttgATGACGGCCTAgttctgctccaatatcttacAGTCTATGAATTTCTTGTCCTATACCAGTCCTTCACAAATTTGGagtcaaaacaaaaacagaaattgctggagaaattcagcaggttctgtggagaaaagcagagttaacatttccagtcttgtgaccctttttcagaatgccatacctactgagtttctccaacaacttTTGTTAATCTTTCAGATCCACagttttatttttcttcttttattttGCATTTAAAATTCTTAAGAGTGTTTAAATTCTTTCCTGGCCTCACCACTCCCTCGTCATTGTAACCTGAATCCCAATAATCTTGGGAAATCAGCATTCCTAGGATTCTGGTCTCACTGGCAGCCATGCTTTCAGCTGTATAGACCCTAAGCTCCACAACTTGTTTCTTAAAACATCCTGTCTGCCTGCCTCATTAAAATGCTCCTTAAAACCTACTTTGACCAACACTGGGTCACCTTTCCAAATTAATTCTTACATAACAAAGCATCAAGAGTGATTCAAAACATAAATTTAAAAATGAGGTAGGGCTCACACTTTGCTGTATGAACACGGATCTAAATATGAATGATTACATTATTTTAACATACTGAGGTTCTTCCTTACTACTTCTCTCTGTACAACCTTAAAAGCCTGAATGGCCTGTTCACATTGTGGTTATCCTGAAATATGCATTGTACCACTTCAGAATGTGTAAACATTTGTGCAATTGGGATTGTTTTTCAATTGTATGCAGTTATTCACACAGTTTTGAAATGTATTCCATTAAATTTTAGTGTTTTCAAGGGGCAGCTTCTTTCCTTCCAAAAACTCTCCATTGTAAAATAGTAAACAAAAATTCATACTTAAGTTAAATTCTCATGGTATTTGTAATAAATCTGAATGGTAATAGTCACATCCTGGAAGAAAATGGGGATAACTGATCCTCAAATTCAGTATTCCTGAGTTTAGATTTCCCTCACTCCTCAACATAATTTTCATATCACAAGGCTCTCACCCTGTTTTAGTATACCATAGCTATAAAAGGATGCACTGGACAGAAATTATTAGAAACTATCTCCCCAATGCAATGAGAGGGTTTGAGCAATTGCAGATTTTCTAAACACTGACATGCTGTATGTCTCAAACCTGAAGTGAATTCTTTCTCATATGATCATATCAATCTCATCCATTTGAGTGAGGAAGCATATCGGAGTTCAGTCCCCACTTGAGACAATTTGTGCCAACAATAGTTTAAACTAAAATAATCCAAGGCACTTTACAGGAGAGTTTGCTAAAAGAATTTAATATGGAGGAGATATTAGGCCAGATGACCAAAACCTCATTCCAAGATACGGACTGTATTAAAAGGAAAGAGTGAAAGATAGGTTCTGGGATAATACCCAGAAGCTGGGGTCTTAATAGCTGAATGCATTAGACACAAATGATGGAATGGTTAAAATGAGGGAAGCTCAAATGATCAGAATTGGAGCTAGGTAAAGATTTGGACAATTGAATGGTTGGGGGGAAATTATACCAGTAAGAGTGAAACCATTGAGGGGTTTTAAaataaggatgagaattttaaaatcaagatgcTAACTAACCAGGAGAAAAACACAGATCAGTGAGCAAAGGGCTAATAGATAAGCAGGACTGCTACAAATTATGGCACTGCAAAATGTTGCACAAGCTCAAACTTATGAAGGGTTCAAAGTCAGAGCACAGATAGGAGAGTTTTCAAACAGTTAAGCCTAGACTGACAGAGGCATAGCTGAGGATCTCAGCAGCAAATGAGATGCAACAGGGCTGAGTTGGGCAATGAAATGTTGGTGGAAGCAGGTAGCCTAAGTGATGGTATAAGTATGTGGTTAGTGGCTCATCCCGGAATTGGATGTGACACCAAGGTTTCATGAGTCTGATTCAATTTTAGGCTTGAAATTCTCCAATTATAAAACTCTGGGGaaatgctgaacaggctggagttcTCTTCTCTAGGGGAGTGAGCCCACCTGATAATAAGTATTCAAATAAATCAGAAGGTTCATAAGATAGACATAGAGAAGACAAAAACTGATGACTGTGAATAAGGAATAATCACTAATAGATCCAATTGAGAAATCAGAAGAAACATCTTTAGCCAAGAGAAATTAGAATCCAAATCAAACTATCAGGGAGTACCCAAGTTGAATATAGTAGGTACAGTTAAGTTGAATCTGCAAGAGTACATTAGGGAGAAAGGAGTAGATGGAAATGCTAACAGGTGAAGTAAAATGGGGCTTTGAGCATAAACACATATGGACAAATTGTGTTGAATGATCTAATTCTGTGCTACAAATGTAAAAATCACACTAAAATTGCAGGCATACATTCATGCCCCAGCTTATTTAATTTATGCAATGATTTTGTTTTGGCTCTAGTCATACCAGAGTAGGAAGCATGTCAATAACATAGTCAGTTTCGTTGAAATACATTAGATTTATCCTTAAGAGCATTTCTTTTCCTCAATAAATTACATTTGTTACCAAATCATAGTTCAGCTTCATCGTAAATGTTTTTGAACATGTGCTTTGTCTAAGTTTTTCTCTTTCCATGCACATTTAATACTGTTGTTCAATCTCCACTGTATAATCTGTAAAAATAGAATGGACATGCATAACTTCTCTCCAACGCCACTAATTCTTGCTGCCACCAGGCAATTGTGCTTTTAACATTTTATATTTAACATACAAAACAAGAAATGCTCTAGTTAGAAAAAGTCATCTAAATACCTATGTTTCTTTTAAAAAGTGAAGTTACTTTTAAATCCTTTGTGATTGTGCAATTGAAACAAGTCTGTGTTGTCACAACTATAGTAAACGTAAAACACTCAGTAGGGTTCATCCCCCTAGAACTGGAGCAATAATTATAGCATGCACATGTGACAATCCCAACGCCTGTGATCTTCTGTTCAAACACAGTGGTTCTTGCTTCactccacaccccacaccctgTCCTCCCCAAACCCAACTGATCTCTATCAGAGGATGATGCAGAAGAACTTCTTCTCCCTGAATGGGTTTTCAGAAGCAGGCAGGGGGGCGATGAGTGGATCGTCCCTAAGGTGAGCATCACAGTAAGCCATCAGCTCAGCTGATGCCTTTGATACCTAGAATGTCAAAGAAAGACCAGGGTTAGAAATGGTTTTGCTGAATGATGTATTAGTGAGAGAATATTCTGGCTGAACTGCTCTTAAcatgtttttgttttattcattctttGTATCTAAGCATTTGCTGGCAAGACCAGCGTTtgttgttcatccctaattgtcaTTGAGAATTGCCTAATTAAAACAACTGCTGCAGTTTGTCTGGTAAAGGTATGCCCATCTTCCTATGAATGAattccagaggaggtggtagtgtGGTGGTAATGTTAGTGGACTagcaatccagaaccccaggcaaATATTCTGGGCACACCAGATTGAATCACACAATgacagatagtgaaatttgaaaatAATAAAAAAACCTACAATAGAGAGCTGGCCTGATTGTAACATGCAACTGTTGTTTATGGTCATAAAATCCTATCTGGCTCACTAATTTTCTATacagaaggaaatctgttgtccttacTTGGtcaagcctacatgtgactctggacCGATGTAGTTTACTGTGAAGAGATTCCAAGTAATTAGAACACCCACAACTCGGAGATAGATCATTTGAAAGAATAATGATCCTTTGAATAACAAATTTCACTTCATATCAGTCCTAAACAATTGACTGtttattctgagattgtgccACTGTGTTCAGTTTCTTGCTTGGTTcaataagtttaaaaaaaaactttaaaaaggTCCAATTTATTCAACCTCAATACAGACAATCCTCACATTTCAGGAATCAATCTAGGGAACCTTTACCCACCATGTCTCCTAGGCAAGTATAAGTTTCCTCAGAGAGACCACAACATCCTGATAGTacttccaggtatggtctcatcaAAACTCCAAATAGTTGTAGCAACTTATTCTTGTATTCCAGTCCCCTTGCAAACAAGGCTAACATgctatttgcctttctaattccTTGCTATCCTTGCATGTTAATTTTGTGTGCCTTGTTCAGGTGTGCTTAAGTCCCTCTGTACATCGACATTTAGAAGTATCGTACCTTTTAAAGTACATTCTGATTTTCTATATTGTTATTACCAAATTGAGTAACCTCAtactttgctatgttatacacCATTTACCACTTGGTTACCCAGTCACTCATCCTATTTATCTATTTGCAGTCTCCAAGTCTTTCTTGCAGCTTACATTTctacctttgtatcatcagcagacTTAGTGGTGTTACTCTTCATTTTTTCATCTTGGTCATTAATTGCATTTGTAATATCAAGAGCCATAACTGTGATCCTTGCAATGCTCCACTAGTCGCAGCCTGACAAACTGAAAATATTTCAATTATTTCTACTTCTTGACCATTAGCCAATCCTCTACTCCTTCTCATCTATCATCCTCAATTCCATGAGACCTTATTTTCTAAATTAAAATTTGTGTGGGGCATCTtagatttccaaaaaaaaaaacaAGTATACTACAATTATAGgtccaaaaaaaaactaaaatgctgggaatctgaaacaaaaacagaaatagctggagaaactcaggaggtttggcagcatccctagagagaaaacacagtcaacatttcaagtcagAACccttctccagctatttctgtttttgttttatgattacaggatttaaaaaaaaatgtatccTAATTATTACATCCTTTACAAAATCTAACTAATTTGCCAAACAGgagtttcattaaaaaaaaagatgatCTCACATCAATCATCATTATGAGCAAGTTATGATGCTGGATTGCATTTGTCTGATTTTGTGGACAAGTCATACAGGGGAAACTTTCTACATTGCCTGGTTGATGCCAATATTGCAGCTGTATATTGTAGTTTGGCTAGGAGCCAAGCTAGTTCTGGAGCATACAATCTTTAATACTGCAGGCCAGAAGATTGTCAGGTCTGTAAACATTGCTGGATCCTGGGCATTCAATGAGTTCTTGACCATGCAATCAAATTGATTGTGATGGCGGGGTAGCTCAAAAAGAGGTTAAGATGGATCAACCACTTGGCACTTACAAGTGAAAACTGTTGCAACACTTCATCCCCATCTTATGCTGGATTGACACATTTATGATGGGGATGTTTGTACAATCCCTTTCTCCTGTTAATTGTCTTCTGCCATTCTTTACCAAA from Chiloscyllium punctatum isolate Juve2018m chromosome 3, sChiPun1.3, whole genome shotgun sequence includes these protein-coding regions:
- the LOC140464441 gene encoding guanine nucleotide-binding protein G(I)/G(S)/G(O) subunit gamma-4 produces the protein MSNNSTTSISQARKAVEQLKMEACMERMKVSKASAELMAYCDAHLRDDPLIAPLPASENPFREKKFFCIIL